One window of the Sciurus carolinensis chromosome 8, mSciCar1.2, whole genome shotgun sequence genome contains the following:
- the LOC124990168 gene encoding LOW QUALITY PROTEIN: protein C19orf12 homolog (The sequence of the model RefSeq protein was modified relative to this genomic sequence to represent the inferred CDS: inserted 2 bases in 2 codons), with translation MTSGQFKPIPQILIELPPAEQQKLFNEATASVWHLDWTDXVQLTTLVMGXLMAMLVNYVTKEPKAEIQYND, from the exons ATGACAAGTGGACAGTTTAAGCCAATTCCACAGATCTTAATAGAGCTGCCTCCCGCTGAACAGCAGAAGCTCTTTAATGAAGCCACTGCCAGTGTCTGGCACTTGGATTGGACAG CTGTGCAACTGACTACTCTAGTTATGG AGCTAATGGCGATGCTGGTGAACTATGTCACCAAAGAGCCGAAGGCTGAAATTCAGTACAATGACTAG